Part of the Zingiber officinale cultivar Zhangliang chromosome 8A, Zo_v1.1, whole genome shotgun sequence genome, ggaattttcttcaattcttgaggatatagatgctatatcttcctcatccacacttgtggatgacctttcttcatccttttccttaAATGTGATCAAatttacttcctcttcttcttttgatgttgaattggtctccacatccgattggtccttcttctcctcttggaccacttcatcactttcttcagatttttcttcttctttttgtgtaggcaaaaattcctcccatggtaatttcttcactttactccacaattcatgggcgttctcatatttacctacaccacttatcacattaggaggcaaaaaatcaattaaaattgctattacctttgagtttgcctccgatcgtgaggcttgctcctccgtccaatatcgtgttcggagcttctttcctttcttgtcctttgggactttgaatggctcctttaccaccatcatggtgtctcaatccgtgttgaagaagatctccatcttcatcatccaataggtgatgtccccaaggcttcctccttcaaactttggaggttcaatcaagccggtcatcttttgcctccttggcggttagtccaatagagagcgtccttgctctgataccacttgttggaggatcttgaggccggctagaaggggggttgaatggacggcgcccccaaatccttgcttcctatgatgttagcgcagcggaatacaaacgaacacaaatagaaagctaaacaccaaatacaagaatggaaatgcaaaccgctaacacgttcgtttatgtggttcggagataacttgctcctactccacggcgtgttcgtaaggtggacgatccctcaatccgtcggtggattagtccccggcaaaatccggctagctcaacctccttgtgggtggagaaacctcaccacaacactcaccaaaaatacttggacacaagggaacctttgagcacttagtgactactaattaggctttaaccaagtctaatttcgtcgccttggccgaccATCCCAAGATCCTTCTTATAGATCTTGGAGCAAATCAGCatcctgatttgcccgttaccagtcgactggtccattcaccagtcgattggtgccagcccaacgactctctcaacggctctctgctacagtgcattcCATGcaacagtcgactgctacagtaacgctacagtaactgctatagtaatgctgcagtaactgctacagtgtcgctatagtaaaaccctaaaactaggattttactccgagtacaatctctcatgcactcgtaccctcacgactcatttgactcttctttgcagccttgaccttttgccttcaagcctacttcctttggttctcgtccctcagatgcatccaagcccacggcttgtccccaatgccatccttcgcgtatgcctcgaagtcgcttccctcggccattgtccttgctgccttgtccacggtccctcggatgctccatccttcaccagacccgaagccgtcaacctgagtcacatgtgtatcctgcagtcctgcacaactcaagtagacatatcaaataataagggttaacctaacttaaaccctttgcccaaacaccaaaacatatggtcccacggaccattgggattgctccaacaagctTATTATTTCAACTCACTCAAAATACTTCTAATCGACCACATAGTGACCCTTCCTTTGGGGCGACACACCATGCGTATGAGTTAGAAGTTTAACTTAATTCTTGAGCTTCGTCAAACATACATCCAGCATAAGAATGACCTTCCTTTAGGTCAATCGCCTTTAGTATGGATATATATCCCACTACACAAATAGTCAAAGTTTCCCCAATAGTTCTCACTTTAGCGATAgtacaaatttaactaagtagCAAAAGCGAAGAAGAATTTTAGAAAAACTATTAAAAACTAATCTAAATTcagttatcaatcgattgatatcaaatatcaatcgattgacactcttcttaatcgattaagaatagATGGGACTTGATTCACACACGTGCTAATCGGTTTCCCAACATTGGTAATCGATTAGTACGCAACAATCGATCCCCTGATCAATTTCGAAGGTCACTGTTTGCAGTTCATCCACTTTAattgttggtgtaatcgattGATGAAcactaatcgatcagccgatctattcGGAAACTCTCTATGGACAACTCAAATAACTATAATCGATTACTCAATCGATTAGTGAAAATCAACCGATCAATTCAGAAATTCTCTGTGGGCATCCTTAAGTTCTGTAATTGATTGGCTTTTCATGGTAATCAATTGATGAACGTCAATCAATCATCCAATCGATTTGGAAACTCTCTGTTCACAAATTAGGTTCAAGTAATCGATTGGTTCAATTGATTAGTGAACACCAATTGATTTGGAACTTTGTCGCGATCTGGTAATCTCAATCGGTTGGCCCTCATGCTAATCAATTGGTAAACACCAATCGATTAGCCCAATCGATTTGGGAAACTTCGTTGTGATCTGAcaatcccaattgattgactCTTATGCTAATCGATTGGTAAACATCAATTGATCATTCCAATCGATTTGGGAACTTCCTTTTCGCAATTTTGAGCATCTTAATCGATTGAACCCATATGGTAATCGATTAGCGAACACCAATcaattacctaatcgattggtaactaaaaaatctaattttttatcACAATTTTTCAACCCAAAGAATCCTAAAACTGCGTCGCCAATTGTGTTCTTCGCGAATAATGTGAAAACCTCAATTCATTGATTAAATCTTAATCTATCCATCCATACTTCATTCAATGGATATATATCAATTTTACTCATCTATATGAAATCAAATGTAAAAATTGATATATATGTaccaaattattaaaaaataatcgtCTTAAAAATTGATAATAAGTTAattcttagctctgataccaattataaaaattatgatATACTAATAATGAATTAAAGTATGGGTATCTACAACAGAATTTAGTTATCATCGATTTCTAGCCCACCCTTGACCCAACCAGGTAGACTTACGCTCAACATCGACGCTGCCGTTCTTCTCGTCAAAGCTGGTCAAGGAATTGAATCAACATCCTCTGGCGAACTTGAAGAGGACGAGGTCGTCGAACGCGGTTGACATCGCGAAGGTGGCGATGGAGGTGGTAGAAGAGGAGGATGCTGCTGCGGCTGCGGAGAGGTGGCCGGAGTTGCCAGACAACAAGGAGTTCAATGGCGCGATCGTTGAGGCTCTTCTGGGCCCTGTTCTCGAGAACGAACAGAAGGGAGGAGGCGGCAATGGCGGTGGCATGGATTCGAAGACGAAGGCTGGGAAGAGATTGAGGATGTTTCAGGATTTAACGCAGGAGACGAAGAATCCAATAGCAGATTGAATGATTGATCCATGAACTCATGAAGGAATGGGGAAGGAGGTAAAATAACAATATGTAAAGTATACGAGGTAAATtggattattttttaaataaataatataatgagGAAAGACTTCCAAAATATACGGGGTAAAATGAAATTTTCtcaaagagaaaagaaagggggTGCAGAGTGCATTGAATTGAGTCTTCCTATGCGACCGCATCgatttctcctcttcttcttcctcctccgaaGCCTGCGCTGCGCCCtcgcctctccctctctctctcccctCTCTCTCCCCTATATATTCCTCTCGCTCGATCGCCAAAATGCATCGCATTTGTCGACTTCCTCTTGCGGCTTTCAGGTGCGTCGCGCTTGTTGAGGCTGCGAAGAGCCGCAGAAGCGAGAAAACGCGGTCTTCTTAGGGTTTCGAGGAGGAGGCGGAGATGAGTGCCTCGAGGTTCATCAAGTGCGTCACGGTGGGTGACGGCGCCGTCGGCAAGACCTGCATGCTCATATCCTACACCAGCAACACATTCCCCACGGTCAGTCTACAACTAATCTCCCTTTTCCCCCAATTCTTGGTGGTGCATTATTTTATGTTTGTATGATTTCCTCACCTGATTCTGAAATGAGGAAAGATCAAGAATCTTTAAGCTTTCTTGCGATTTCCTTCTCGTTAACTTCTTGTTTTGGATTCACAGGATTATGTTCCGACTGTGTTCGACAATTTCAGTGCGAATGTGATTGTTGATGGGAACACAGTTAACTTGGGTCTCTGGGATACTGCAGGTACCCTTTCTTCCTGCCTGCTTCTCCATTATTGTCTCCAAGCGATCTGTTCTAATGTGATGGTGTGAGGAACCAGGTCAAGAGGATTACAACAGACTCAGACCATTGAGCTACCGAGGTGCCGACGTCTTTCTACTAGCTTTCTCTTTGATAAGTAAAGCCAGTTACGAGAATGTGGCCAAGAAGGTAATGCTAGAGCAAGAAGTTCTCTTTGTTAAATCATTGTGTTCTTGCTTCACTTTGTCTTTTTTGGATTGCAATTGCCATTTTTCAGTGTAAAAAGTTATGTTTGTTGTAGTTCTATTTTTCTTGCTTCACTTGTTAATGCCTCACTTTGTTCTGGATTGCAACATTTCAATGTTTCAGTGGATTCCTGAACTGAAGCACTACGCCCCTGGTGTGCCAGTTATTCTCGTCGGGTCAAAGCTCGGTACTCGTAACTCTTTCATCGCATTTTGTTGAATTATGTGGCTGTATTTGTATAGATTCAAACTCCAAGCAACCTTTTCTGAATGTTATTTAGAAATCTTGTTGGGGGCATTTTGATAGGTAGGGATTGAAATTATGAGTAGTAAAAGCGTAATAAGATAGCATTTGATGTGTCGTTCGGAGTTGGGTACAAGTATATGATGCGAAGCTAAGTGTTGTATGCAACTATTTCTGaaatatttttgtttgtgttCAAGTAATCTCACCTAGGTATGGAGTTAAAAGGAAGATTGCGTCCAAGCATTGTTGAAGGGCATTTAAATGTAATCGTTTGGTTCTTGGCCAAGGACCATGTTTGTTAAAACTTTGTTCAATTCTAGAACTGCAACTTGAGAAGTGTTTCTGTCGATCATCTAGACCAGGTAGAAGCTTTTACTTTTGAATGCAGCAAGTGACTGTGTGTAGCATTGTTGGCAGATCTCCGTGATGATAAACAGTTTTTCATCGATCACCCGGGTTCTCAACCGATAACTACTGCTCAGGTACCAGTTGCAACCCATTTTAAGCTTGAACTGTTTACTGACACTATGAGGAAACCCATTTTAAGCTTGAGCTGTTTACTGACACTGTCTAGTTTATTGACAATAACTCTCACCATGATTCAAGGGGGAAGAGCTGAAGAGAACCATCGAAGCCCCTGCCTATATCGAATGCAGTTCCAAGACTCAACAAGTATGTCGCATCCACAATGCTACAAACTTTCAGATCGTAACATCTTTACTTATAAGTTTCCACTTTATTGAAAATATGATATGCAGAATATTAAGGGTGTTTTCGATATGGCAATCAAGGTGGTTCTTCAACCTCCAAAACAAAAGAAGAATAAGGGGAAGGGGCTGTGTTCCATTCTATGAATACGAAATGGATCACGGCCACCTTTCCTCATAGTGTCTAGTTTGATTTACAAAATTGGTGTATATTCAACTAACAACAGCTACAGCAATTCTTTTGTGATCATGGAAGCAAAAAGTCGCCCAGTAGCTATCTCGACATCTGAGGGTGTGGGGTGGAAAGAGCCAGTACCTGATGATGGTGCCCACCGTGAAGCTTGGCCTCAAACTTGAAGAAGCCCGGCGCAAAGCTCCTCTAGAAGAGGAACAACTCCTTCGAAGCACTGTGGGCATTGCTTTCGCTCTCCTCGCACACAAAGCAAGAATCATACCAGTAGACCAAATAGCCACCGCACGCTTACTAAATCTGAAACACATACATTGATGAAAGTACTGTCTTGATTGTAGCTTTGTTATCTTTAGTTAACTACATGGGGAATAAAGCTTGTGTTATGAAAAATACATTTCCATGATGGCTTTTAAGTTGCGTAGAAATGCTGCATTGGTGAAAATTTTTACGACCATCATGAAATTCAGAGTTGATTTTTGTCCGAAATACTATAATAGGAGTAAAAGGTGAAGTCGTCATCTTCGTGGCTACGCAAATCACAGAGGGTATTTGTCTTTGTGTAATGATTCTTTGCATAAAGGGGATCAAGTACCTGATGATGTATTTTATATCTGAAAATACTTCAATGATTGATGAAAGGGGTATTGATACCCTTTGCACAATTAACTTTTACTCGAAACACTTAAGATGATGCACAAACATATCTAAATGATCATTTGGTGAATCGATTAGAAGACAAATGGTCATTTCAAGTCAATAGTTAAAATTCCAATCAACTGAACCAATCTTATAGTCGATTCAATGTCGACAAAGAGTTTACAATCAACTAAATACTTAAATCAGCTCAATTTGCTATAGCTCTAGGATCGAGCTTGACCATAAACTTGAAAGCTTGATCTCATAATTTCTCACACTTTACCATCTTTCAGCCTCGTCTTCACGTAATTTCTCAAAACTCATCGCCTCCTGTTAGTCTTCTAAGTCCAAAGACTCTTTGTCTTATCGTCCTAGAGTTCATGCTGTCTTTAATCCAACAATTTGTATAAAAGTTGTTGCATCCACAACCTTTGAAAATCACTTGGGAGGCCTAACGATTAGAATTATCAATTTAACTAGATGCTTTATCAAATAATTTAAAcggattgaattaaaattttatttatcagtCCATTTAAATACGGGCTTAAATGAATTAGCTCGTGCGAATTGCTGATCTAGGCAGTCCGACTTGTGGTGAGCTTGGGTTACATCATGAGTTTAGAAAttttgatttcaaaatttaaaattaaaattaaaaatttaatgggAACTGACCTCTTcacaattcaaatttaaaaattctaatttttctatattttttatttttatttatttatttagtgagCTGATGAATTCACTTGTCTAACTCATAATTTACTTGAATTTGGTTGAAGATTTCCTAATTCGATCGGCCGACCGGTCTTCCACCAGGTCGGACGGCTCAAATAAGGATAGATgacataaatatttttaagacaataaaaaataatagtaaaattataaaaaaaaccatttttaattaatatttatttaaattataaaaggtaaaatgattaaaaaattatattaatgagAAAAGAATTGTAAAATTATACggaataaaatgaaattttctcaAAGAGAGTAAATTCTACGGAGCCTTCCAATGCGACCGCCTCTACCGCTCGATTTCTCTTCTCCGccactgcttcttcttcctcctccgaaTTCTGCGCTGCGCCTTCGcttctctccctctctccctctctccctcTATATATTCCTCTCGCTCGATCGCCGAAAGGCATCGCATTGCAGACCTTCTCTCTTTAATCCTTCTCCTGCTTGTGGCTTCTCTCGGCTTTCCCTTTCTGGCTTCGGCTGACGAACTTGGGACTTCCTCTTGCGTCTTTCAGGTGCGTCGCGCTTGTTGAGGCTGCGTGGAATAAGGGTTCGAAGATCCGCAGAAGCCAGAAAACGCGGTCATTTTAGGGTTTCGAGGAGGAGATGAGTGCCTCGAGGTTCATCAAGTGCGTCACGGTGGGCGACGGCGCCGTCGGCAAGACCTGCATGCTCATATCCTACACCAGCAACACATTCCCCACGGTCAGTCTGCAACTAATCGACCTTCCCCCCCAATTTTTGGTACATTTTGCTGTTCGTATGATTTGACATGGGATGAGGAAAGATCAAGAAAGCTTTCCTCCCATAATTCTTTGAGATCTCTTGCAATTTCCTTCTCTTTCCACTGCAGATGTGAGGGGATGAACAATGATTATGCCCAATAACTTCTTGTTTTGAATGCACAGGATTATGTTCCAACAGTCTTCGACAATTTCAGTGCCAATGTGATTGTTGATGGAAACACAGTTAACTTGGGTCTCTGGGATACTGCAGGTAACTCTTTTGACGAATGGCCATTGTCTATTTCTCTGTTCTAATGTGATGGTGCGAGGGACCAGGTCAGGAGGATTACAATAGGCTGAGACCTTTGAGCTACCGAGGCGCCGATGTTTTCCTACTAGCCTTCTCCTTAATAAGTAAAGCTAGCTATGAAAATGTGGCC contains:
- the LOC122009359 gene encoding rac-like GTP-binding protein 6 isoform X4 — protein: MSASRFIKCVTVGDGAVGKTCMLISYTSNTFPTDYVPTVFDNFSANVIVDGNTVNLGLWDTAGQEDYNRLRPLSYRGADVFLLAFSLISKASYENVAKKWIPELKHYAPGVPVILVGSKLDLRDDKQFFIDHPGSQPITTAQFIDNNSHHDSRGKS
- the LOC122009359 gene encoding rac-like GTP-binding protein 6 isoform X2, coding for MSASRFIKCVTVGDGAVGKTCMLISYTSNTFPTDYVPTVFDNFSANVIVDGNTVNLGLWDTAGQEDYNRLRPLSYRGADVFLLAFSLISKASYENVAKKWIPELKHYAPGVPVILVGSKLDLRDDKQFFIDHPGSQPITTAQGEELKRTIEAPAYIECSSKTQQNIKGVFDMAIKVVLQPPKQKKNKGKGLCSIL
- the LOC122009359 gene encoding rac-like GTP-binding protein RHO1 isoform X1, whose protein sequence is MSASRFIKCVTVGDGAVGKTCMLISYTSNTFPTDYVPTVFDNFSANVIVDGNTVNLGLWDTAGQEDYNRLRPLSYRGADVFLLAFSLISKASYENVAKKWIPELKHYAPGVPVILVGSKLDLRDDKQFFIDHPGSQPITTAQGEELKRTIEAPAYIECSSKTQQVCRIHNATNFQIVTSLLISFHFIENMICRILRVFSIWQSRWFFNLQNKRRIRGRGCVPFYEYEMDHGHLSS
- the LOC122009359 gene encoding rac-like GTP-binding protein 6 isoform X3 produces the protein MSASRFIKCVTVGDGAVGKTCMLISYTSNTFPTDYVPTVFDNFSANVIVDGNTVNLGLWDTAGQEDYNRLRPLSYRGADVFLLAFSLISKASYENVAKKWIPELKHYAPGVPVILVGSKLDLRDDKQFFIDHPGSQPITTAQGEELKRTIEAPAYIECSSKTQQQFFCDHGSKKSPSSYLDI